The Lewinellaceae bacterium DNA window CGGTCTATGCCGGTGGCGAGCTGGTCATTGCCAGAGGCGCCCGCATCCGGGGCATTGTCAAGGACGCACGCTCTTCGCGTGACCGGGCTAAAGCATTCCTGGCAGTGCAGTTTATCCAGGTCGAAACCGTCGATGGGCAATGGATCCCCATCCAATATCCCACCTACAGCAACAATGGTTATGAAGAAATCATCTTCCACGAAGGTGCCGTAGTTCAAAAAATGAAAATTAAAGGCCGTACGGCTCAGATAAAAATCACCGAATGAAAATTGTCATTAATCATTAAAAAATAAAAACCAAAAGCGATGAAAATAAAGAATTACTTCCTTGGCCTGACCTTTTTATTATCTGGAATTTCCGGATTAAAAAGTCAGGAATTAAAATCCAGCACTTACGGGTTTTCTATTGGTGTTCTTGGAAAACACACGCAGTGGTCCACCGGAAGCAGTTTTTTCCAGGGCCTCAATGAAGCGGCACCCAGCGCCTGGGGCTTCGGTGCCAGAATTGGCTATGGTTTTACGGAAAAACTGGAAGTTTCACTGGCCTATTCAAAAGCAAACCATTTGAACAGTGATCTCAAAAATGATTGGTCCGCCTATTCGAGCCAGATGGTCCTCCTCAACCTGCGCATCAACTTCGGAGCCACCTTAAAGCCTGTCCGGTTATACCTCGAAGGGGGTGCCGGGCAATCCATGCTAAAAATGGATCCGGTCTATTTACCGGATGATTTCTACACCCAACAATATCTGCTCAAATTATCCGGACTTGCCTTAAATGCAGGCGCAGGACTCCTTTATTATCCCATGCGGAACCTGGCGATCGACCTGGGGTTCTTCGGCCGCTTTGGTCAATACAGTAACATCACCGCCAGCGGCATCGAATACGACCCGGGAGAGAAAACTGACTTTCAATTCTTAACGACCCAACTGGGGATAACCTACTACCTGCAATAATTATCAACAATCAAAAAAACATACGACATGCAACCAGGAATGAAAATATTCAGCTCACTACCCGTGGACGAGCGCATCGAATTAAGCCAGGGCACCAGGCAGGTCCAGGAACTCAATGGACTTCCTGCCGCCGAAAACACCTATGTGCCAGCCCTGCCATGGCGCAAAATGACGAAAACGGAAGCCGGCATCCTGCTCGCGAAATCCGATGAAAACCTCCCCTACCAAAGTATCGGGCTCTGGAAACTCCCCGCCACCCTGATCGAGGCCTGGAAGGCAACCGGGATCCATACAGCAAACAACGAAGCGGAAGTATTGCAGGTCATGCACCATCCGGCCTACGCCACCGCGGTAGCCAAAACCGAATCCTGGGCTCTGGAATTTCAGCGGACTCCGGAGCCCCTGATCACCCACCGGATCGCCTGCATCCCAAAAGGATTGGAAACGGTAACCTATAATCCAAAGGAGAAACGATACCTGGGCTTGCATCTGGACAGCTGGGAGAAACAGCCGCTGGATGAACTGCCAACCACCCGCAATCGCCTCTGCATTAACCTGGGGCAAAGTCCACGTTATTTTCTGTTTATAAACCAGGAGATCCACCAGCTGCAGCAACTTTGCAACCTTCCCCGGGAATCCAGGCCGCGGACACTGATCCAGGCTTTTCTGGAGCGATTCCCGGACTATCCCGTGGTGCGCATAAAGCTACAACCCTTCGAGGCCTATATCGCACCGACCGAGAACATCATCCACGATGGCAGCTCGGTCGGCCAGCAATACCAGGATGTTCAGATCACCCTGCGGTCCTATTTTAACGTAAAACCTGCGCAAAGAATCTCATTATTTCAGCGTGTCAAAAAGCTATTGGTACCAAACTAGATAACACAGGGGATATCCATACAGGTTTACCCTGATACCGGAATCTACGTATCCTCCAGGGGAAATCGGTGGAAGCCGGGATTTAGCCTGAGCCGCAGAACCCGGATCTTTGATTCAACAAATTATTCACCTTTAAAAAACAACATATCATGTCAACCTTGAAAAAAATCTTCGTCGTCGTTTTGGGATTAGTTCCATTCGGTTTGTTTTCAAAACCGGTCCACAACACTCCGGAAACATTCAATGACCGCGTGCTGCGTATCCGCCAGTCCATCCAGGCCGCTGACCGTACTGATCTTGACAAATCCGTTAAAAATTTGGTGTACGCCAGCCAGCAACCCGGTGATGCAGCTTCTTCCTGGGACAACTGGGACAATTGGGGCAACTGGGATAACTGGGGTAACTGGGACAACTGGGCAAATTGGGACAACTGGGGTAACTGGGATAACTGGGGTAACTATTGATCCAATTCGCATCGCTTAACCAAAACTAACGCAAACCATTCGTCATGAAGAGCAATCACACCATCGGACCGGTTGAATTATTGATCCTGCAGGGATCTCCCTTTTGCAACATCAATTGTAAGTATTGCTACTTGCCGGACCGGATGAATAAGCGCCGGATGGCTCGTGAGACGGTCGAGAAAACCATCGACCGGTTGATGGCAGATCACTTATTCGGTACCGAGGTCAGTGTAGTATGGCATGCCGGAGAACCACTGGCTGTTCCACTCGCCTACTACCAGGAATTATTTCCGCTGATCCGTGAAAGGATTCCTGCCGCCGTACGGGTGAATCACCACATCCAAACCAATGCCATGCTTTTAAATGACGAATGGTGTGCGTTCATCAAAGAAAATCAAATCCACGTAGGTATCAGTGTGGATGGACCTCAATTCCTTAATGATATCAACCGGCTGACCCGTTCCGGGAAAAGTACTTTCAGCAAGGTCATGGAAGGTATTGCCTACCTGAACGCCCACGACATCAACTACCACGCCATTGCCGTGATCACCCAGGAAGCCATGCACCACCCGGATGAGATCTATTCCTTCTTTAAAGATCTGGGTGTCACCAAACTGGGTCTGAACATAGAAGAAATAGAAGGCATTCACACCCACTCGTCGCTGTCCATGGATGATACCGCCCTTGAGCTGGTGGCACAGTTCTATAAGAAACTCTATGAGCGGCAACTGGAGGATGACCAGCCCCTGCATATACGTGAACTGGATGACGCAAAACGCAAATTACTGGCTATACCACTGGATTATTTTTCACTGCACGGCACGACCCAGCAGAATAACCCCTGTCAAATCGTCTCAGTGGACATCGACGGGAATTTCTCTACGTTTTCTCCCGAATTGCTGGGACAAAAGGATGACGGCTACCAGAATTTCATTTTAGGCAACGTGCATGAGACTGGCTTCCGTGAGGCACTGAATAGTGCACTTTTTAAAAAATGGTTTGGTGAGATTATGCTCGGCATCCGCAATTGTGAAGAAAAGTGTCCCTATTTTTCTTTCTGCGGCGGTGGTGTACCGGCCAATAAATATT harbors:
- a CDS encoding outer membrane beta-barrel protein, whose product is MKIKNYFLGLTFLLSGISGLKSQELKSSTYGFSIGVLGKHTQWSTGSSFFQGLNEAAPSAWGFGARIGYGFTEKLEVSLAYSKANHLNSDLKNDWSAYSSQMVLLNLRINFGATLKPVRLYLEGGAGQSMLKMDPVYLPDDFYTQQYLLKLSGLALNAGAGLLYYPMRNLAIDLGFFGRFGQYSNITASGIEYDPGEKTDFQFLTTQLGITYYLQ
- the grrM gene encoding GRRM system radical SAM/SPASM domain protein, which gives rise to MKSNHTIGPVELLILQGSPFCNINCKYCYLPDRMNKRRMARETVEKTIDRLMADHLFGTEVSVVWHAGEPLAVPLAYYQELFPLIRERIPAAVRVNHHIQTNAMLLNDEWCAFIKENQIHVGISVDGPQFLNDINRLTRSGKSTFSKVMEGIAYLNAHDINYHAIAVITQEAMHHPDEIYSFFKDLGVTKLGLNIEEIEGIHTHSSLSMDDTALELVAQFYKKLYERQLEDDQPLHIRELDDAKRKLLAIPLDYFSLHGTTQQNNPCQIVSVDIDGNFSTFSPELLGQKDDGYQNFILGNVHETGFREALNSALFKKWFGEIMLGIRNCEEKCPYFSFCGGGVPANKYYENASFESTETIQCKYSIQTPLEIITSRLEEALHPS